The following coding sequences are from one Salmo trutta chromosome 36, fSalTru1.1, whole genome shotgun sequence window:
- the LOC115176038 gene encoding TGF-beta receptor type-2-like isoform X1: MEQLRFSAFWWGTIMFGSILLEQKMASSMTMLKLKRLCKFCDVESTSCTGTGSCMTDCSITSICPHPEDGCVSIWRKKDDNVTIDTICHNPAHKLHGLVLEDYNNSKCEMRERNDMGSQVFICSWSKDECNDHLFFPP; this comes from the exons ATGGAGCAACTTCGTTTTTCCGCTTTCTGGTGGGGAACGATAATGTTTGGTAGTATTCTGTTAGAACAGAAAA TGGCCTCATCAATGACTATGCTGAAGCTGAAGCGTCTGTGTAAGTTCTGTGACGTTGAGTCTACCAGCTGTACGGGCACAGGGAGCTGTATGACCGACTGTAGCATCACATCCATCTGCCCCCATCCAGAGGACGGGTGTGTCAGCATTTG GAGGAAGAAAGACGACAATGTCACCATAGACACGATATGCCACAACCCAGCCCATAAGCTGCATGGTCTGGTGTTGGAGGACTATAACAACAGCAAGTGTGAGATGAGGGAGAGGAACGACATGGGCTCCCAGGTCTTCATCTGCTCCTGGTCCAAGGATGAGTGCAACGACCACCTTTTCTTCCCCCCCT aa
- the LOC115176038 gene encoding TGF-beta receptor type-2-like isoform X2 produces the protein MTVVQSKTFKVASSMTMLKLKRLCKFCDVESTSCTGTGSCMTDCSITSICPHPEDGCVSIWRKKDDNVTIDTICHNPAHKLHGLVLEDYNNSKCEMRERNDMGSQVFICSWSKDECNDHLFFPP, from the exons ATGACCGTGGTTCAATCCAaaacatttaaag TGGCCTCATCAATGACTATGCTGAAGCTGAAGCGTCTGTGTAAGTTCTGTGACGTTGAGTCTACCAGCTGTACGGGCACAGGGAGCTGTATGACCGACTGTAGCATCACATCCATCTGCCCCCATCCAGAGGACGGGTGTGTCAGCATTTG GAGGAAGAAAGACGACAATGTCACCATAGACACGATATGCCACAACCCAGCCCATAAGCTGCATGGTCTGGTGTTGGAGGACTATAACAACAGCAAGTGTGAGATGAGGGAGAGGAACGACATGGGCTCCCAGGTCTTCATCTGCTCCTGGTCCAAGGATGAGTGCAACGACCACCTTTTCTTCCCCCCCT aa
- the LOC115176038 gene encoding TGF-beta receptor type-2-like isoform X3, whose amino-acid sequence MTMLKLKRLCKFCDVESTSCTGTGSCMTDCSITSICPHPEDGCVSIWRKKDDNVTIDTICHNPAHKLHGLVLEDYNNSKCEMRERNDMGSQVFICSWSKDECNDHLFFPP is encoded by the exons ATGACTATGCTGAAGCTGAAGCGTCTGTGTAAGTTCTGTGACGTTGAGTCTACCAGCTGTACGGGCACAGGGAGCTGTATGACCGACTGTAGCATCACATCCATCTGCCCCCATCCAGAGGACGGGTGTGTCAGCATTTG GAGGAAGAAAGACGACAATGTCACCATAGACACGATATGCCACAACCCAGCCCATAAGCTGCATGGTCTGGTGTTGGAGGACTATAACAACAGCAAGTGTGAGATGAGGGAGAGGAACGACATGGGCTCCCAGGTCTTCATCTGCTCCTGGTCCAAGGATGAGTGCAACGACCACCTTTTCTTCCCCCCCT aa